From Ischnura elegans chromosome 13 unlocalized genomic scaffold, ioIscEleg1.1 SUPER_13_unloc_1, whole genome shotgun sequence, a single genomic window includes:
- the LOC124172123 gene encoding uncharacterized protein LOC124172123 yields the protein MLSLLDYPLISPFAEAIYHGSEKPQSCDEYLFEFVEEMKALKKSGLFLNSKRFEVALDAYICDAPAKSFIRQTVGDTGYASCTKCTVYEDYMNNRVSFLEIDCPLRTDESFAKCEDAKHHDGLSPLLQISGTKLVSHFPLDYMHLICLG from the coding sequence ATGCTATCTTTGTTGGATTATCCACTGATATCACCTTTTGCTGAGGCCATTTATCATGGAAGCGAGAAGCCGCAGTCATGTGATGAGTATTTGTTTGAGTTTGTGGAGGAAATGAAAGCTCTGAAGAAATCAGGCTTATTTCTAAATTCGAAGCGCTTTGAAGTTGCCCTTGATGCGTACATTTGTGATGCTCCAGCTAAAAGCTTTATTCGTCAAACTGTTGGGGATACTGGATACGCATCTTGTACCAAATGTACCGTTTATGAAGACTATATGAACAACAGAGtttcatttttggaaattgatTGTCCATTGAGGACTGATGAGAGCTTTGCAAAGTGTGAAGATGCAAAGCACCACGATGGATTGTCTCCACTTCTACAGATATCAGGCACAAAACTGGTTAGTCATTTTCCCCTTGACTATATGCACCTCATTTGCTTGGGGTGA